The proteins below come from a single Azospirillum thiophilum genomic window:
- a CDS encoding multidrug effflux MFS transporter, whose protein sequence is MPRPDSLTIRVLLTALVAFGPLSTDLYLPSLPTLVRVFGTDVATVQLTLSIFLVGFAVSQLVYGPMSDRFGRRPTLLVGVAIYLVASAVCAVTTSIDALIAARFFQALGACCGPVVARAVVRDVFGRERSATVLAYMSMAMALAPAVGPMLGGVLTEWFGWRANFMLLTVFACLILAAVWSLLGETNSHRDEEALRPGRLAANYLMLLRNRGFVGYVLVVAFSYSGIFSFISGSSFVLIERLHLTPAQYGASFGAVVLGYMLGTFLAGRLTPKLGGARMIRIGTLLSLGGGALGGGLALAGVLHLAAIVVPVFLFILGSGLTLPNATANAVGPYPTMAGLASSLLGFAQMTIAAAIGIVVGHLSDGSALAMMGAIGLVALGALLAHRLLVIPAGRDARSA, encoded by the coding sequence ATGCCACGCCCCGATTCCCTGACGATCCGCGTCCTGCTGACCGCGCTGGTCGCTTTCGGCCCGCTGTCCACCGACCTCTACCTGCCGTCGCTGCCGACCCTGGTCCGGGTGTTCGGGACCGATGTCGCCACGGTGCAGTTGACCCTGTCGATCTTCCTGGTCGGCTTCGCGGTGTCGCAGCTGGTCTACGGCCCGATGTCCGATCGTTTCGGCCGGCGCCCGACCTTGCTGGTCGGGGTGGCGATCTATCTGGTCGCCAGCGCCGTCTGCGCCGTCACCACCAGCATCGACGCGCTGATCGCCGCCCGCTTCTTCCAGGCTCTCGGCGCCTGCTGCGGGCCGGTGGTGGCACGCGCGGTGGTGCGCGACGTCTTCGGGCGCGAGCGGTCGGCGACGGTGCTGGCCTACATGTCGATGGCGATGGCGCTGGCCCCGGCGGTCGGGCCGATGCTGGGCGGCGTCCTGACGGAATGGTTCGGCTGGCGCGCCAACTTCATGCTGCTGACGGTCTTCGCCTGCCTGATCCTGGCGGCGGTATGGTCGCTGCTGGGCGAGACCAACAGCCACCGCGACGAGGAGGCCCTGCGGCCCGGGCGGCTGGCCGCCAATTACCTGATGCTGCTGCGCAACCGCGGCTTCGTCGGTTATGTGCTGGTGGTCGCCTTCTCCTACAGCGGCATCTTCTCCTTCATCTCCGGCTCCTCCTTCGTCCTGATCGAGCGGCTGCATCTGACGCCGGCGCAATATGGCGCCAGCTTCGGCGCGGTGGTGCTGGGCTACATGCTGGGCACCTTCCTGGCCGGGCGGCTGACTCCGAAGCTGGGAGGCGCGCGGATGATCCGGATCGGCACGCTGCTGTCGCTCGGCGGCGGGGCGCTGGGCGGCGGTCTGGCCCTGGCCGGGGTGCTGCATCTGGCCGCCATCGTGGTGCCGGTCTTCCTGTTCATCCTCGGCAGCGGGCTGACCCTGCCCAACGCCACGGCCAATGCGGTCGGTCCCTACCCCACCATGGCCGGGCTCGCCTCCTCCCTGCTGGGATTCGCTCAGATGACCATCGCCGCGGCCATCGGCATTGTCGTCGGACATCTGAGCGACGGCAGCGCGCTGGCGATGATGGGGGCCATCGGGCTGGTGGCGCTGGGTGCACTGCTGGCGCACCGGCTGCTGGTCATTCCCGCGGGGCGGGACGCGCGATCCGCCTGA
- a CDS encoding MgtC/SapB family protein, with protein MGLTMVLTVEEMGLRLLAAALCGALLGLDREMRGKAAGLRTHTLISISCALTTLVAFEIYADLHATGDERPGDPVRVIQGVAQAVGFISAGVMFRSGDSVRGATTAAVIWVAGALGIACGAGYFMLAGMTLGLCLMVTIVFSFLMDRFPQIGKDGDSGRDSEDGPEDDHDDDRKARERRRAARSGRVRRIARPAPRE; from the coding sequence ATGGGCTTGACGATGGTTCTGACGGTCGAGGAGATGGGGTTGCGCCTGCTGGCGGCCGCGCTCTGCGGCGCGCTGCTCGGGCTCGACCGCGAGATGCGCGGCAAGGCGGCGGGCCTGCGCACCCATACGCTGATTTCGATCAGCTGCGCCCTGACTACACTGGTTGCGTTCGAGATCTATGCCGATCTGCACGCCACCGGTGACGAGCGGCCGGGCGATCCGGTGCGCGTCATCCAGGGGGTGGCGCAGGCCGTCGGATTCATCAGCGCCGGGGTGATGTTCCGATCGGGCGACAGCGTGCGCGGGGCGACGACCGCCGCGGTCATCTGGGTGGCCGGGGCGCTGGGCATCGCCTGCGGCGCCGGTTATTTCATGCTGGCGGGGATGACGCTGGGGCTGTGCCTGATGGTGACCATCGTCTTCTCCTTCCTGATGGACCGCTTTCCGCAGATCGGGAAGGACGGCGACTCGGGCCGCGACTCCGAAGACGGTCCCGAAGACGATCATGACGACGACCGCAAGGCGCGGGAACGCCGACGCGCGGCGCGGTCCGGCCGGGTCAGGCGGATCGCGCGTCCCGCCCCGCGGGAATGA
- a CDS encoding type III PLP-dependent enzyme, with protein sequence MTQKIARFFEEQRPQTPCLVVDLDVVEQNYNDLHDALPDARIFYAVKANPAAEILSLLARLGSAFDCASVPEIQMALAAGATPDRISFGNTIKKEGDIRRAFELGVRLFAFDSEPELEKIERAAPGARVFCRILTSGEGAEWPLSRKFGCDLPMARELLLKARDMDVQPYGVSFHVGSQQKDLMQWDHAIFQVAQLFRELEVLGVDLGMINLGGGFPTRYRTDVPESTAYGQAIFDSLRTHFGNHLPETIVEPGRGMVGSAGIIESEVVLVSRKSAEDPKRWVYLDIGKFSGLAETMDEAIQYPIEVLGDDQESDREAVILAGPTCDSADVMYERADYKMPMGLKAGDRVRIHATGAYTTTYSAVCFNGFEPLKHYCI encoded by the coding sequence ATGACCCAGAAGATTGCGCGCTTTTTCGAAGAGCAGCGCCCGCAGACCCCTTGCCTCGTCGTCGATCTCGACGTGGTCGAGCAGAACTACAACGATCTGCATGACGCCCTGCCCGACGCCCGCATCTTCTATGCGGTGAAGGCGAATCCGGCCGCCGAGATCCTGTCGCTGCTGGCCCGTCTCGGCTCCGCCTTCGACTGCGCCTCGGTCCCGGAAATCCAGATGGCGCTGGCCGCCGGCGCCACCCCGGACCGCATCTCCTTCGGCAACACCATCAAGAAGGAAGGCGACATCCGCCGCGCCTTCGAGCTGGGCGTGCGCCTGTTCGCCTTCGACAGCGAGCCGGAACTGGAAAAGATCGAGCGCGCCGCCCCCGGCGCCCGCGTCTTCTGCCGCATCCTGACCTCGGGCGAGGGCGCCGAGTGGCCGCTGTCGCGCAAGTTCGGCTGCGACCTGCCGATGGCGCGCGAGCTGCTGCTGAAGGCCCGCGACATGGACGTGCAGCCCTATGGCGTGTCGTTCCATGTCGGCTCGCAGCAGAAGGACCTGATGCAATGGGACCACGCCATCTTCCAGGTGGCGCAGCTGTTCCGCGAGCTCGAGGTGCTGGGCGTCGATCTGGGCATGATCAACCTGGGCGGCGGCTTCCCCACCCGCTACCGCACCGACGTGCCGGAATCCACCGCCTACGGCCAGGCGATCTTCGACTCGCTGCGCACCCATTTCGGCAACCATCTGCCGGAGACGATCGTCGAGCCCGGCCGCGGCATGGTCGGCAGCGCCGGCATCATCGAGAGCGAAGTGGTTCTGGTGTCGCGCAAGTCGGCCGAGGATCCCAAGCGCTGGGTCTATCTCGACATCGGCAAGTTCAGCGGTCTGGCCGAGACGATGGACGAGGCGATCCAGTACCCGATCGAGGTGCTGGGCGATGACCAGGAGAGCGACCGCGAGGCGGTGATCCTGGCCGGCCCGACCTGCGACAGCGCCGACGTGATGTATGAGCGCGCCGACTACAAGATGCCGATGGGGCTGAAGGCCGGCGACCGCGTGCGCATCCACGCCACCGGGGCCTACACCACGACCTACTCGGCGGTCTGCTTCAACGGCTTCGAGCCGCTCAAGCACTACTGCATCTGA
- a CDS encoding DUF1127 domain-containing protein: MATLLHSADAGRTTSTVAHIVEVASNMLGLWRQRIVTRRELGYLDDRMLQDIGFNRLDAEREMSKPFWRE; encoded by the coding sequence ATGGCCACTCTTCTGCACTCGGCCGATGCCGGCCGCACCACCTCCACCGTCGCCCATATCGTCGAAGTCGCGTCGAACATGCTGGGCCTGTGGCGCCAGCGCATCGTGACCCGCCGCGAGCTGGGCTATCTGGACGACCGCATGCTCCAGGACATCGGCTTCAACCGCCTGGACGCCGAGCGCGAGATGTCGAAGCCGTTCTGGCGCGAATGA
- a CDS encoding HAD family hydrolase: MTGTIDPGNPGVQQSFDAIGFDGDDTLWHNESLFSMTQDRFRALLAHTADPTDLDRRLLEAERANLRVYGYGIKGFVLSMIETAIDVTDGQVPARDLRSLIDFGKAMLEHPVELLPGVAEVVEELAACHRLVLITKGDLFDQESKIARSGLSERFHAVEIVSEKDPATYRRVMERHGIDPARFLMVGNSVRSDILPVLATGAHAVHIPYAITWAHEEADVPDEHYRRIDSIRELPPLLGT, encoded by the coding sequence ATGACCGGCACCATCGATCCCGGAAACCCGGGGGTCCAGCAGAGCTTCGATGCCATCGGCTTCGACGGCGACGACACGCTCTGGCACAATGAATCGCTCTTCTCGATGACGCAGGACCGATTCCGCGCCCTGCTGGCCCACACCGCCGACCCGACCGACCTCGATCGCCGGCTGTTGGAGGCGGAGCGCGCCAACCTTCGCGTTTACGGCTACGGCATCAAGGGCTTCGTCCTGTCGATGATCGAAACGGCGATCGACGTCACCGACGGCCAGGTTCCGGCCCGCGACCTGCGAAGCCTGATCGATTTCGGCAAGGCGATGCTGGAGCATCCGGTGGAGTTGCTGCCCGGCGTGGCGGAGGTGGTGGAGGAACTGGCTGCCTGCCACCGTCTGGTGCTGATCACCAAGGGCGACCTGTTCGACCAGGAAAGCAAGATCGCCCGTTCCGGCCTGTCCGAACGCTTCCACGCGGTGGAGATCGTCAGCGAGAAAGATCCGGCGACCTACCGGCGGGTGATGGAGCGCCATGGCATCGACCCGGCGCGCTTCCTGATGGTCGGCAACTCGGTGCGCTCCGATATCCTGCCGGTGCTGGCGACCGGTGCCCACGCCGTCCACATCCCCTATGCCATCACCTGGGCCCATGAGGAAGCCGACGTGCCCGACGAGCATTACCGCCGCATCGACTCGATCCGCGAACTGCCGCCCCTGCTGGGGACTTGA
- a CDS encoding DUF3990 domain-containing protein, whose protein sequence is MLSPREQSRPCRNRSMFWLNPPLVVYHGTYDEAAAAMMRKGSRYSHSVDVGVGRPNCDFGPGFYVTTDLGQAREWANIKTRRLRASRMSTLHPLVAVVVRFEIDRTALSELDSLVFQNDGEVFGFWPFVEDCRAGRIRAHGREKPYDVVYGPVTAWPQRSILPDRSQISFHTERGSSVLGSPDRACVGRPFL, encoded by the coding sequence ATGCTATCTCCGCGCGAACAATCTCGTCCTTGCCGGAATCGCTCTATGTTTTGGCTTAATCCGCCACTCGTTGTCTATCATGGCACATATGACGAAGCGGCGGCAGCGATGATGCGCAAGGGCTCGAGATACTCTCATTCAGTCGATGTCGGCGTTGGTCGCCCCAATTGCGATTTCGGTCCCGGCTTTTACGTAACGACGGACCTCGGGCAGGCACGGGAGTGGGCAAACATCAAGACCCGGCGCCTGCGGGCCTCGCGCATGTCCACGTTGCACCCGCTTGTCGCGGTTGTTGTCCGGTTCGAAATTGACCGCACGGCACTGTCCGAATTGGACAGTCTCGTGTTTCAGAATGATGGCGAGGTCTTCGGTTTCTGGCCTTTTGTTGAGGATTGCCGGGCCGGAAGGATCAGGGCGCATGGTCGCGAGAAGCCATATGATGTGGTCTATGGACCGGTTACCGCATGGCCGCAGCGTTCCATTCTGCCCGATAGATCCCAAATCAGTTTCCATACGGAGCGTGGATCGTCCGTGTTAGGATCGCCGGACAGAGCGTGTGTCGGCAGGCCGTTCTTATGA
- a CDS encoding cupin domain-containing protein, with the protein MSLALLSPGAAETGAPAADRILSGAPAFTTWNGYESADGKRFAGTWRSTPGAWRILYDEWEYCEILEGESIVAHDDGRSWSLKAGDRFVIEPGFQGSWTVVVTTTKRYVVVLP; encoded by the coding sequence ATGTCTCTCGCTCTACTGAGCCCTGGCGCGGCCGAGACCGGCGCACCGGCCGCCGACCGCATCCTGTCGGGAGCGCCGGCCTTCACCACATGGAACGGCTATGAATCGGCGGACGGCAAGCGGTTCGCCGGTACATGGCGATCGACGCCGGGAGCTTGGCGGATCCTCTACGACGAGTGGGAGTATTGCGAGATCCTGGAGGGCGAAAGCATCGTCGCCCATGACGACGGCCGCTCCTGGTCCTTGAAGGCCGGCGACCGGTTCGTCATCGAACCGGGTTTCCAGGGCAGCTGGACGGTGGTCGTCACCACGACCAAGCGGTATGTGGTGGTGCTGCCCTGA
- a CDS encoding tripartite tricarboxylate transporter permease, whose protein sequence is MIDIFANLWLGLGVSLEPMNLVYCFLGVLIGTLIGVLPGLGPTATVALLLPITFYLPPVGALIMLAGIFYGAQYGGSTTAILVKLPGESSSVMTCLDGNAMARQGRGGVALATAALASLFAGIVTTLVIAVAGPPLAGVALAFGPSEYVALMLVGLIGAVILAHGSVVKAVAMILLGLLLSMVGTDVNSGQMRFTFDIPQLYDGLDFVPLAMGLFGLADIIINLEETEGRGIEPSPIHRLWPSLQDFKEAWPAAVRGTALGAFLGILPGGGATLSAFSSYALEKKMARDPSAFGKGAIQGVAGPEAANNAGAQASFIPMLSLGIPSNAVMALMVGAMMIHGITPGPQIMTKQPDLFWGMIASMLVGNVMLVVLNLPLIGLWVRLLRVPYAYLFPAILVFCCIGTYSLKNDVFDVVLMAGFGVFGYVLKKLDCEPAPLLLGFVLGPLLEENLSRAMLLSQGDLSVFVTRPISAGLMAVAAGLLALILLPAFRRQREVAFKE, encoded by the coding sequence ATGATCGACATCTTCGCCAATCTCTGGCTCGGGCTGGGCGTCTCGCTCGAGCCGATGAACCTCGTCTACTGCTTTCTGGGCGTCCTGATCGGCACGTTGATCGGTGTGCTGCCGGGGCTGGGGCCGACGGCGACGGTGGCGCTTCTGCTGCCGATCACCTTCTACCTGCCGCCGGTCGGTGCGCTGATCATGCTGGCGGGCATCTTCTACGGTGCCCAATATGGCGGGTCGACCACGGCGATCCTGGTGAAGCTGCCGGGCGAGTCCTCTTCCGTCATGACCTGCCTGGACGGCAACGCCATGGCCCGCCAAGGCCGCGGCGGCGTGGCGCTGGCCACCGCGGCGCTGGCCTCGCTGTTCGCGGGCATCGTCACCACGCTGGTCATCGCGGTGGCCGGCCCACCGCTGGCCGGGGTGGCGCTGGCCTTCGGCCCGTCGGAATATGTGGCGCTGATGCTGGTCGGGCTGATCGGCGCGGTGATCCTCGCCCATGGGTCGGTGGTCAAGGCGGTGGCGATGATCCTGCTCGGATTGCTGCTGTCGATGGTCGGGACCGACGTCAATTCCGGCCAGATGCGCTTCACCTTCGATATTCCGCAGCTCTATGACGGGCTCGATTTCGTGCCACTGGCGATGGGGCTGTTCGGACTGGCCGACATCATCATCAATCTGGAGGAGACCGAAGGCCGCGGGATCGAGCCCTCGCCGATCCACCGGCTGTGGCCGTCCTTGCAGGATTTCAAGGAGGCATGGCCGGCCGCGGTGCGCGGCACCGCGCTGGGCGCCTTCCTCGGCATCCTGCCGGGCGGCGGCGCCACGCTCAGCGCCTTTTCCTCCTACGCGCTGGAAAAGAAGATGGCGCGCGATCCCTCGGCCTTCGGCAAGGGAGCCATCCAGGGCGTGGCCGGGCCGGAGGCGGCGAACAATGCCGGCGCCCAGGCCAGCTTCATCCCCATGCTCAGCCTCGGCATCCCGTCGAACGCGGTGATGGCGCTGATGGTGGGTGCCATGATGATCCACGGCATCACGCCGGGGCCGCAGATCATGACCAAGCAGCCGGACCTGTTCTGGGGCATGATCGCCAGCATGCTGGTCGGCAATGTCATGCTGGTGGTTCTGAACCTCCCGCTGATCGGCTTGTGGGTGCGGCTGCTGCGCGTGCCCTACGCCTATCTGTTCCCGGCGATCCTGGTCTTCTGCTGCATCGGCACCTACAGCCTGAAGAACGACGTGTTCGACGTGGTGCTGATGGCCGGATTCGGCGTGTTCGGCTATGTCCTGAAGAAGCTGGACTGCGAGCCGGCGCCGCTGCTGCTCGGCTTCGTCCTCGGCCCGCTGCTGGAGGAGAATCTGAGCCGGGCCATGCTGCTGTCGCAGGGCGATCTGAGCGTCTTCGTCACCCGTCCGATCAGCGCCGGGCTGATGGCGGTCGCCGCCGGGCTGCTCGCCCTGATCCTGCTGCCGGCCTTCCGCCGCCAGCGCGAGGTGGCATTCAAGGAATAG
- a CDS encoding tripartite tricarboxylate transporter TctB family protein, producing MRSPRDLAAGLLLSAIALCGLWLAREWQAGSLAMMQAGFFPRLICGFLLAMGLVTLLRGLTADGPATLGWAWRPSVAITGAVVAFAALLDRLGLVLAILALIGIGGLAGRPLRPGPFTALWATLATGCIAIFSWGLGLPLQIWP from the coding sequence TTGAGATCGCCCCGGGATCTCGCGGCCGGTCTGCTGCTGAGCGCCATCGCGCTTTGCGGGCTGTGGCTGGCCCGCGAATGGCAGGCCGGATCCCTCGCCATGATGCAGGCCGGCTTCTTCCCGCGGCTGATCTGCGGCTTCCTGCTGGCGATGGGGCTGGTGACGCTGCTGCGCGGGCTGACCGCCGACGGGCCGGCGACGCTGGGTTGGGCATGGCGCCCGTCCGTCGCCATCACCGGGGCCGTGGTCGCTTTCGCGGCGCTGCTCGACAGGCTCGGGCTGGTGCTCGCCATCCTGGCGCTGATCGGCATCGGCGGGCTGGCCGGCCGGCCGCTGCGCCCCGGTCCCTTCACGGCCCTGTGGGCCACGCTGGCGACCGGTTGCATCGCCATCTTCTCCTGGGGACTGGGCTTGCCGCTCCAGATCTGGCCATGA
- a CDS encoding tripartite tricarboxylate transporter substrate-binding protein, translated as MTAATSFPCMAGDLLLNVVDDPGVMTVHADSAFRSVADVLRAVREKPRSPTVGPTGIGSDDHLAMLLLKRQAGVKLTPAPFSGSAENYRAMIGCRIRICDRNPGEGSRGAAGVDPVRMLGVMSRTRWEMAPDLPAFRKQGYAIDMVPLRIVGPEAFAAELMQFGGEFRTPWADMPWKN; from the coding sequence ATGACAGCAGCGACCTCTTTCCCGTGCATGGCCGGGGATCTGCTGCTGAACGTCGTCGACGATCCCGGGGTGATGACGGTCCATGCCGACAGCGCGTTCAGGAGCGTCGCGGACGTCCTGCGCGCTGTCAGGGAGAAACCGCGCTCGCCGACCGTCGGCCCCACCGGCATCGGGTCGGACGACCATCTGGCCATGCTTCTGCTGAAGCGGCAGGCCGGCGTGAAGCTGACGCCTGCGCCCTTCTCCGGCAGCGCCGAGAATTACCGCGCGATGATCGGCTGCCGTATCCGGATCTGCGACCGGAATCCGGGCGAGGGATCGCGCGGTGCGGCCGGCGTCGATCCGGTGCGGATGCTCGGGGTGATGAGTCGCACGCGCTGGGAGATGGCACCGGACCTGCCCGCCTTCCGCAAACAGGGCTATGCCATCGATATGGTGCCGCTGCGCATCGTCGGCCCGGAGGCCTTCGCCGCCGAACTGATGCAGTTCGGCGGCGAGTTCCGCACCCCGTGGGCAGACATGCCGTGGAAGAACTAA
- the queC gene encoding 7-cyano-7-deazaguanine synthase QueC, whose product MVERDGQKDAVVLVSGGLDSTTVLAIAKAEGYRVNALSFRYGQRHAVELEAARRVVAAMGVERHVVADIDLRAFGGSALTDAIAVPKHGSAAELGDGIPVTYVPARNTVFLSFALAWAETLGASDLFIGVNALDYSGYPDCRPEYIAAFETLANLATKAGVEGTSRFRIHAPLMTLDKAGIIRRGQELGVDYSLTHSCYDPTPDGQSCGTCDSCLLRLKGFSEAGMIDQIRYESGMNG is encoded by the coding sequence ATGGTGGAACGGGACGGACAGAAGGACGCCGTGGTGCTGGTCAGCGGCGGGCTCGATTCGACGACGGTGCTCGCCATCGCCAAGGCCGAGGGCTATCGGGTCAATGCCCTGAGCTTCCGCTACGGCCAGCGCCATGCGGTGGAGCTGGAGGCGGCGCGGCGCGTCGTCGCGGCGATGGGGGTGGAGCGGCATGTGGTTGCCGACATCGACCTGCGCGCCTTCGGCGGCTCGGCGCTGACCGACGCCATCGCCGTGCCGAAGCACGGCAGCGCCGCCGAACTGGGGGATGGGATCCCCGTCACCTACGTTCCGGCGCGCAACACCGTCTTCCTGTCCTTCGCGCTGGCCTGGGCCGAGACGCTGGGGGCGTCGGACCTGTTCATCGGCGTGAACGCGCTGGATTATTCCGGCTATCCCGATTGCCGGCCAGAATATATCGCCGCCTTCGAAACGCTGGCCAACCTCGCCACCAAGGCCGGGGTGGAGGGGACCAGCCGGTTCCGCATCCATGCGCCGCTGATGACCCTGGACAAGGCCGGCATCATCCGCCGCGGGCAGGAACTGGGCGTGGATTACAGCCTCACCCACTCCTGCTACGACCCGACGCCCGACGGGCAGTCCTGCGGCACCTGCGACAGCTGCCTGTTGCGGTTGAAGGGCTTTTCCGAAGCCGGAATGATCGACCAAATCCGTTATGAATCCGGAATGAATGGCTGA